A stretch of DNA from Nitrospirota bacterium:
CAGGACGTGTCAGATCCCCAGGGTGTCAAATATGGGGTTGAAATGAGCAATGAATGGGTTGAAGTTTTAATTACCTGTGATTCCATTGAAGCGGAGATGATAAAAGACCTTCTTGAGAGTGGAGGGATGCCTGTGATCTTGAGATCCTCAAAGGTGGCCCCTTATCCTGTAAATATAGGCAGGATGGGAGAGATCAGGATTTTAGTCAGGGAGGAGGATAAGGATGCAGCAAAGGAAGTGATAACTGGATAAGTGTCCTGTCATTACTATAGAAATATGCAGCTATATCTTTACTTAATCCTGATTAGTTTTATTTTCATTACTGTGTACCGCTATCTGCCTTAATCTTTTTTCGATCAGGAGCAGAACTTTCTTTGCTGACATAATCCTCTTGAGTTTCATCGGTTCCATCGTCTCCTTCCCAGGTTTTCCGCTTATGCTTTATTTGTCCAGAAGGAATGAGAGAGAGGCAGACAGATATGCATGTGACTTGACGCAAAGTACAGACGGCATGATTAGCGCCCTGATAAAGATGATTGCGGGCTTGCTCCAGGGTAAATAATGCGCCTTTGAATTAACTGGGGCGGTTTAGTGATTTGAACTTACATAAAGCCTGAAACAGATTAATTATATAGTGTAATGATTCCGACTATTACTGTCATGGCGAATTTCAAAGTCCATACGAAAATTATAATCCTCCTTTTTATCCTTACCGCACTTTTCCTGTCTATTTTCTACTTTTATTGGAACAACAAATCCGACCAGGAAAATCTCCTGATAAACAACAAGGAGCACGACCTTCGGATTTTGTTCGACAAAGTTGTGCAGCTCAAAAGAGTCCCTTTTGAAAAACATGTCTATTTTGAATACTCACTTTGGGATGAAATGGCATCCTTTGTGTCCTCGGGTGATGAAAAATGGGCTTTCACCCAAATTGGATCCGCACTGGAAACGTATACGCTCCATGCCGGCTGGATCTATGATAGATCCTTCCGACTCAAATTCTCACTGAACAGTCTGAATGACGATACCATAAATGAACTACCCATATCGAGGGAAGAACTGCCGAAATTATTCTCCAAAGGATATTATTCCCATTTTTTCATTCAGACCCAGCATGGTTTGATGGAGATTTTCGGTGCAACGATTCATCCAACTACCGACTCTAACCGGCAATCAGCGATCCGGGGATACTATTTTGCCGGTCATTTATGGGATCAAGCATACATCAGCGATCTGGAGAAATTAACAAACGGCCGGATCTTTTTGAAACCTCTTTCAGGGGGCAATACTGCAGAGAACTCCGCATCTTCGGTGAAAACAGGGGTAATTGAGCTGACGCGGGACCTGTTAAGCTGGAATCATCAACCGCTCATGCGGGTTGTGGTTCTCAGTGAGACACCGATGATCAAACTCTTTCATGATGCGTCGAACCGCGACTTAGTACTGTTTCTCCTCTTTACAATCGGTATGATTTTGACTTTATCCATTTTACTTACCCGCTGGGTCAGCAGGCCTCTGGCCTCTATATCTGCAGCTTTGACAGCCGAAAATCCGGACTTGATCGTTTCACTCATTCAGGAAAAAACTGAATTTGGTCATATAGCCAGAATGATCAAACAATATTTTGCTCATAGAAACATTCTAATCCGGGAAATTGAAGACCGGGAAATGGCGGAATCAGCGGCCGCACGGACAAACGAGACATTGCAAGCCATATTTGAAGCATTTCCGGACTCCAATTTTCAAATGGATTCCAAAGGTACTATTTTGGATTTCCATGTCGGTCGGGAAATGGCGCTGTTTGTTCCATCAGAAGAAGTCAGGGGCAAACAGATCTCTGAAATTATCCCGCCTGACATTGGCTGCCAATTCCATTCCGCCATCAAGGAGGTCCTCCGGACGCAAAAGATCACAGGAATCGAGTATTGGTTATCCATGCCTACAGGTGAACGGGCCTATGAGGCCCGGCTATTGCCGTTACGGGATGCCAGAGTCATAGCAATTATCCGGGATATAACAGACCGGAAGCTTCTTGAAGGGGAGTTGAAAGAGATGTCCAGCATTGATGAACTGACGAAACTTCACAATCGTCGTGGATTTT
This window harbors:
- a CDS encoding DUF2007 domain-containing protein, producing the protein MSNEWVEVLITCDSIEAEMIKDLLESGGMPVILRSSKVAPYPVNIGRMGEIRILVREEDKDAAKEVITG
- a CDS encoding M48 family metalloprotease; the encoded protein is MSFIGSIVSFPGFPLMLYLSRRNEREADRYACDLTQSTDGMISALIKMIAGLLQGK
- a CDS encoding diguanylate cyclase, giving the protein MIPTITVMANFKVHTKIIILLFILTALFLSIFYFYWNNKSDQENLLINNKEHDLRILFDKVVQLKRVPFEKHVYFEYSLWDEMASFVSSGDEKWAFTQIGSALETYTLHAGWIYDRSFRLKFSLNSLNDDTINELPISREELPKLFSKGYYSHFFIQTQHGLMEIFGATIHPTTDSNRQSAIRGYYFAGHLWDQAYISDLEKLTNGRIFLKPLSGGNTAENSASSVKTGVIELTRDLLSWNHQPLMRVVVLSETPMIKLFHDASNRDLVLFLLFTIGMILTLSILLTRWVSRPLASISAALTAENPDLIVSLIQEKTEFGHIARMIKQYFAHRNILIREIEDREMAESAAARTNETLQAIFEAFPDSNFQMDSKGTILDFHVGREMALFVPSEEVRGKQISEIIPPDIGCQFHSAIKEVLRTQKITGIEYWLSMPTGERAYEARLLPLRDARVIAIIRDITDRKLLEGELKEMSSIDELTKLHNRRGFFHLTEHLMKTARRMRQRVVLLFIDLDGMKQINDTFGHSEGDKALTMMARMFKKTLRDSDIIARIGGDEFVVFGIIQHESDENIICHRIQTEIDTLNKSGLYPYKFSVSIGISCYDPDNPVSIDEMLQKADKLMYEEKRFRKQPA